One region of Culex pipiens pallens isolate TS chromosome 2, TS_CPP_V2, whole genome shotgun sequence genomic DNA includes:
- the LOC120427342 gene encoding transcriptional activator protein Pur-alpha-like, which produces MSDTGSGHDGAQKDYSQKMDGGGGDFDSGQQSQQTEQELATKMLQIQSKRFYLDVKQNRRGRFIKVAEIGADGRRSQIFLALSTAAEFRDHLSTFSDYYASLGPPNPDNVPEDGKLKSEMMIKDNRRYYLDLKENVRGRFLRVSQTITRGGPRSQIAIPAQGMIEFRDALTDLLEEFGTNDGGFKGELPEGRHMRVDNKNFYFDIGQNSRGIYMRVSEVKSNFRTAITVPEKCWSRFRDILSDYCDKMKKTSESTTSSITADNPLQKQTSNNM; this is translated from the coding sequence ATGTCCGACACCGGCAGTGGACACGACGGAGCCCAGAAGGACTACTCGCAAAAAATggatggcggcggcggcgacttTGACTCTGGGCAGCAGAGTCAACAGACGGAACAGGAACTGGCCACCAAGATGCTGCAGATTCAGTCAAAGCGGTTCTATCTGGACGTGAAGCAGAACCGACGCGGCCGGTTCATCAAGGTGGCCGAAATTGGCGCCGACGGAAGGCGCAGCCAGATCTTTCTGGCGTTGTCGACAGCGGCCGAGTTCCGGGATCACCTGTCGACGTTCAGCGATTATTACGCCTCGCTGGGACCACCGAATCCGGACAATGTGCCCGAGGATGGCAAGCTAAAGTCCGAAATGATGATCAAGGACAACCGGCGGTACTACCTTGACCTGAAAGAGAACGTGCGGGGCCGGTTTCTGCGCGTGTCTCAGACGATCACCCGCGGCGGTCCGCGGTCCCAGATTGCCATCCCGGCGCAAGGGATGATCGAGTTTCGCGATGCGCTCACCGACCTGCTCGAGGAGTTCGGCACGAACGACGGCGGTTTTAAGGGCGAGCTGCCCGAGGGGCGCCACATGCGTGTAGACAACAAAAACTTTTACTTTGACATCGGTCAGAACAGCCGGGGCATCTACATGCGGGTGTCGGAGGTGAAAAGCAACTTCCGGACCGCGATCACCGTGCCGGAAAAGTGCTGGTCGCGGTTCCGTGACATCCTCAGCGATTACTGCGACAAGATGAAGAAAACGTCCGAGTCAACCACATCGTCGATCACTGCCGATAACCCATTGCAGAAGCAAACATCAAATAATATGTAA